The following proteins are co-located in the Sphaeramia orbicularis chromosome 24, fSphaOr1.1, whole genome shotgun sequence genome:
- the knstrn gene encoding small kinetochore-associated protein, with translation MSSKIPRGTHLPAESKKTGHKLEPKDAATLAPTANGVPKSQKENVPRKNVAPAGNKGASTRYGQQAELREQNQNLMIANEKLQKTLTETQQRVSELELQFSDLEKEKTEVQKHLKDCHTLLVTAKINPVLGESVGEAARQNEVQRKEVMSVSTDLLNELSTFADIASQQCARLQEIQTTMSNLAKTQEQMMQERESFALDAAEMEKALNEAEALLM, from the exons ATGTCTTCAAAAATCCCAAGAG GTACGCACTTACCTGCAGAATCAAAGAAAACGGGTCATAAACTTGAGCCTAAAGATGCAGCAACACTAGCACCAACAGCAAATGGTGTCCCAAAATCTCAAAAAGAAAATGTACCAAG AAAAAATGTTGCTCCTGCAGGTAACAAAGG TGCCTCCACTAGGTATGGACAACAGGCAGAGCTCAGAGAGCAAAACCAGAATTTGATGATTGCCAATGAAAAGCTGCAGAAAACCCTCACAGAGACACAG CAAAGAGTTTCTGAACTAGAGCTGCAGTTCAGTGACCttgaaaaagagaaaacagaggtTCAGAAACACCTAAAAGACTGTCACACTCTCCtagtcactgcaaaaatcaatcCAG TATTAGGAGAAAGTGTTGGAGAAGCTGCACGACAAAATGAAGTTCAACGAAAAGAAGTTATG AGTGTCTCCACTGACCTGCTAAATGAATTAAGTACCTTCGCTGACATTGCATCACAGCAGTGTGCTCGATTACAG GAAATCCAAACAACAATGTCCAACCTTGCAAAAACACAGGAACAGATGATGCAGGAACGGGAGAGCTTTGCCCTGGATGCTGCTGAGATGGAAAAAGCTCTCAATGAAGCAGAAGCTCTGTTAATGTAA